The Pseudomonadota bacterium genomic interval TGTCGTCGCAATCCGCGTACGCCTCGTAGAGCTCGAGCATGGTGAACTCAGGGTTGTGGCGCGGCGAGAGGCCTTCGTTCCTGAAGTTGCGGTTCACCTCGAACACCCGCTCGAAGCCCCCCACCGTGAGGCGCTTGAGGTACAGCTCGGGTGCGATGCGCAGGTACAGATCCATGTCGAGGGCGTTGTGATGGGTGATGAAGGGTCGGGCGATCGCCCCGCCGGGGATCACCTGCATCATCGGCGTCTCCACTTCCATGAAGTCCTTGGCGCTCAGGAAGTCGCGCATGGCGCGAACGATGGCCGCGCGGGTGCGAAACACGCGTCGACTCTCCTCGTTCACGATCAGATCCACGTAGCGGCGCCGGTAGCGCATCTCCTGGTCGGCGAGGCCGTGGTACTTATCGGGTAGCGGTCGTAGGGACTTGGTCAGCAGGCGTGCCTGCTCGGCCTTCACGGAGAGCTCACCGGTACGGGTGCGAAACAGGGTGCCCTCCACGCCGATGAGATCGCCCACATCCCAGGTCTTGAACTGCTGGTAGACCCCTTCGGGCAGCCCATCGCGCTGCATGTAGAGCTGGATGCGCCCCGCATCGTCCTGCAGCTGGGCGAAGCTCGCCTTGCCCATGACGCGCTTGGCCATCATGCGCCCCGCCACCTTGGCCCGAATCGCTTTGGCTTCCAGGGCATCGTCGTCGAGGCCCTCCGCCGCGGCATGCAGCTCGGCGCTCAGGGCGTCGCGACGGAAGTCGTTCGGGTAGGCGTTGCCGGCTT includes:
- the lysS gene encoding lysine--tRNA ligase, whose product is MSTPSDDENFLIAERRRKLAELREAGNAYPNDFRRDALSAELHAAAEGLDDDALEAKAIRAKVAGRMMAKRVMGKASFAQLQDDAGRIQLYMQRDGLPEGVYQQFKTWDVGDLIGVEGTLFRTRTGELSVKAEQARLLTKSLRPLPDKYHGLADQEMRYRRRYVDLIVNEESRRVFRTRAAIVRAMRDFLSAKDFMEVETPMMQVIPGGAIARPFITHHNALDMDLYLRIAPELYLKRLTVGGFERVFEVNRNFRNEGLSPRHNPEFTMLELYEAYADCDDIMDLTEGMIRDAAKVALGTLQFSYQEREYDLGQPFRRVSVIDAVLADDPTLDAARLRDRDYLAERCAQAQIETKPEFGAGRLLMELFEARVEHTLLDPTFITGYPTEVSPLARCNDDDPFLTDRFELFIAGREIANGFSELNDPDDQAQRFRDQVAAKDAGDDEAMYFDADYVRALEYGLPPSGGLGVGIDRLVMFFTDSPSIRDVLLFPHMRPEAPAAGTATDHEDA